The stretch of DNA TATTCAGTAATTATTAACTGTTCTCCATTAGGAACATACCCCAATATAGATGCATGTCCGACTATTCCGTATGAGTTTTTGACCTCCAATCATCTTTTATATGATTTGGTTTATAATCCGGAGGAAACTCTTTTCATGAAAAAAGGAAAAGAGAAAGGCGCAATCGTGAAAAATGGATTGGAAATGCTGCACCTGCAAGCCGAAAGATCATGGGAAATCTGGAATAAATAATTTGGGTACCGAATCGCTATAAATTGTACCTTGCAAACCAAATCAAGAACTTTGAACAGTCATAAATTGTATTCAACAGCGCTAAAGTTATTTATTAACAATTATTTTCTTGCAATTGTTATGGTTGCAGGTTGTTTTTCAATCGTTTCATGTGAACAGGTTTCTACTCCTAAACCGAGAGGATATCATCGTATAGATTTCCCCAAAAAGATCTATAAGCGTTTTGATGAAGGCTGTAAATTCTCATTTGATATTCCCGTATATGCAAATGTGAGCAATGATAAGAATTCTGATGCTCAACCTTGTTGGATCAATGTAAATTATCCTCAATTTAACGGCAAACTTCATATCAGTTACCATAATATTAATGGTGACAAAAGGAAATTAGTGAAGCTTACGGAAGAAAGCAGAGGACTTGTTTTTAAACATACCATTAAAGCAACAGCCATCGATGAAAGTATTATAAGTGATAAAGCAGATAATGTCTATGGTACTTATTATTCTATTGATGGAAATGCTGCATCGGCAATTCAGTTTTATCTAACAGACAGCACTCAACATTTTTTAAGGGCTGCATTGTATTTTAGTTCCGAACCGAAGCTAGATTCTATACAGCCGGTACTCAACTACATCAAAAAGGATGTAGATGTAATGATAAAAAGTTTTAAGTGGAAATAAATTCGAAATTAGATCTTTGGATAAATTTGAAGCATTGTGAATTCTTCTCAAATTAACCAACGTGTAAAATTTCCCAAATTATTAAGAACGTGATTCAGGTACATTATCTTACTTTCAATCCCTATCAGGAAAACACTTATATCTTATTTGATGAAACACAGGAATGTGTAATTATTGATCCAGGATGTTATAATGCATCGGAACAGAATGCACTAAGTGATTTTGTTACTTCAAATGGACTTAAACCGGTTTTATTATTAAATACTCATTGCCATATAGATCATGTACTGGGCAACAAGTTTGTGTTTGATAATTATGGATTAAAACCTTATTTCCACAAAGAAGAGCAATTTATTTTGGATGCAATTCCCGGATATGCGCCTTCAATGGGGATGCATTATGA from Solitalea canadensis DSM 3403 encodes:
- the gldD gene encoding gliding motility lipoprotein GldD yields the protein MNSHKLYSTALKLFINNYFLAIVMVAGCFSIVSCEQVSTPKPRGYHRIDFPKKIYKRFDEGCKFSFDIPVYANVSNDKNSDAQPCWINVNYPQFNGKLHISYHNINGDKRKLVKLTEESRGLVFKHTIKATAIDESIISDKADNVYGTYYSIDGNAASAIQFYLTDSTQHFLRAALYFSSEPKLDSIQPVLNYIKKDVDVMIKSFKWK